In a genomic window of Quercus lobata isolate SW786 chromosome 4, ValleyOak3.0 Primary Assembly, whole genome shotgun sequence:
- the LOC115987828 gene encoding eukaryotic peptide chain release factor subunit 1-3-like produces MEKRHNYVRKTAELATQFFINTSTSQPNVSGLILAGSANLKTELSQSAMFDPRLQAKILKVVDVSYGGEIGFNQAIELSSEILSNVKFIKEKRLIGKYFEEISLDTGKYVVGVDDTLKALEMGAVKILIVWENLDINRYVMKNSTTSEIIIKHLNEEQEADQSNFCAPVGSAELEVQEKMPLLEWFATEYKKFGCTLEFVTNKSQEGSQFCRGFGGIGGILCYQLDIRSFDEFSDDGEVYDASEDDGEVCDDSEFEPINSFPMLVQGNGGKRTAPVQEIEETPKELH; encoded by the coding sequence ATGGAGAAACGCCATAACTATGTGAGGAAGACAGCAGAGCTTGCCACACAATTTTTCATCAATACTTCCACCAGCCAGCCCAATGTTTCAGGATTAATACTAGCTGGGTCAGCTAACTTAAAAACTGAGCTCAGTCAGTCAGCCATGTTTGATCCCCGTCTTCAAGCCAAAATATTAAAGGTGGTAGATGTCTCTTATGGAGGGGAGATTGGTTTCAATCAGGCTATTGAGCTGTCCTCGGAAATCCTGTCCAATGTGAAATTTATTAAGGAGAAGCGCTTGATAGGCAAATACTTCGAGGAGATTAGCCTGGACACTGGGAAATATGTTGTTGGCGTGGATGATACACTGAAAGCTTTGGAGATGGGTGCTGTTAAGATACTTATTGTATGGGAAAATCTAGATATTAATAGGTATGTGATGAAGAATAGCACTACTAGTGAGATTATCATAAAGCACTTGAATGAGGAGCAGGAGGCTGATCAGAGTAATTTTTGTGCTCCTGTTGGCTCTGCTGAGTTAGAGGTGCAGGAAAAGATGCCTCTGCTGGAGTGGTTTGCTACTGAATACAAGAAGTTTGGCTGCACACTTGAATTTGTCACCAACAAATCTCAAGAAGGATCCCAGTTCTGCAGAGGTTTTGGTGGGATTGGGGGAATACTCTGCTATCAGCTCGATATAAGATCATTTGATGAGTTTTCTGATGATGGTGAAGTTTATGATGCTTCTGAAGATGATGGTGAAGTTTGTGATGATTCTGAATTCGAACCAATCAACAGTTTCCCAATGCTTGTGCAGGGGAATGGGGGAAAAAGGACTGCACCAGTGCAGGAGATCGAGGAAACACCCAAGGAGCTTCATTAA
- the LOC115986058 gene encoding eukaryotic peptide chain release factor subunit 1-1-like has product MADVQEADKNIEIWKFKKLIKDLEAARGNGTSMISLIMPPRDQISRATKMLGDEFSTALNIKSRVNKQSVLGAIKSAQQRLKLYKKVPPNGLVLYMGTIVTEDGKEKKVTIDFEPFRPINASLYLCDDKFHTEVLNELLESDDKFGFIVMDGNGTLIGTLSGNTREILHTFSVDLPKKHGRGGQSA; this is encoded by the coding sequence ATGGCAGATGTACAAGAAGCTGATAAGAACATTGAGATTTGGAAGTTCAAGAAATTGATCAAAGATCTTGAAGCTGCTAGAGGCAATGGTACAAGTATGATTTCTCTAATCATGCCTCCACGTGATCAAATATCCCGGGCTACCAAGATGTTGGGGGATGAGTTTAGTACTGCATTAAACATTAAAAGTAGGGTAAATAAACAATCTGTGCTTGGGGCAATTAAATCTGCGCAGCAAAGACTTAAACTTTACAAAAAAGTTCCTCCCAATGGGCTTGTGCTCTACATGGGAACAATTGTAACTGAGGATGGGAAGGAAAAGAAGGTCACAATCGATTTTGAGCCATTCAGGCCAATCAATGCATCTCTTTACCTTTGTGACGACAAGTTTCATACTGAAGTGCTGAATGAGCTTTTAGAATCTGATGACAAGTTTGGCTTTATTGTCATGGATGGTAATGGGACCCTTATTGGGACTTTGAGTGGTAATACCAGAGAAATTCTTCATACATTTAGTGTTGACCTTCCGAAGAAACATGGAAGAGGAGGGCAATCAGCCTGA